A genomic region of Streptomyces rimosus contains the following coding sequences:
- a CDS encoding WhiB family transcriptional regulator: MDWRHRAVCREEDPELFFPIGNTGPALLQIEEAKAVCRRCPVMEQCLQWALESGQDSGVWGGLSEDERRAMKRRAARNRARNASA, from the coding sequence ATGGACTGGCGTCACCGCGCCGTTTGCCGCGAGGAAGACCCCGAGCTCTTCTTCCCCATCGGCAACACCGGTCCTGCGCTGCTGCAGATCGAGGAAGCCAAGGCCGTCTGCCGCCGCTGCCCCGTCATGGAGCAGTGCCTGCAGTGGGCGCTGGAGTCCGGCCAGGACTCCGGTGTCTGGGGTGGTCTCAGCGAGGACGAGCGCCGCGCCATGAAGCGCCGTGCAGCTCGCAACCGGGCGCGCAACGCCAGCGCCTGA
- a CDS encoding glycoside hydrolase family 3 protein, with protein MTTLVRPSDTLTRDALTVLQPGFTGTSAPDWLLRRLGEGLTSVGLFGRNIASPDQLAALTAELRAEREDVLVAIDEEGGDVTRLEVRGGSSFPGNLALGAVDDIQLTHDVARELGRRLAECGVNLNWAPSADVNSNPSNPVIGVRSFGADPQLVARHTAAYVQGLQSAGVAACAKHFPGHGDTAVDSHHDLPRIAADLRTLQERELVPFRAAIAAGTKAVMSAHILLPALDGTLPATLSRDVLTGLLRAPVVDGGLGFEGLIVTDGMEMQAISATYGIERGSVLAIAAGADAICVGGGLADEATVLRLRDALVRAVRDGELSEKRLADAAARVRALARWTRSAGATQGTLPGERGVAPVPEAGLVAARRALRITRNGPYEPLRAPAYVAAFTPVANIAVGDETPWGVAAELGRLLPGTETGTYGNAGAVAADTRTRTQEILRAAGERRIVAVVRDAHRHAWMTDALAALLDARPDTVVVEMGLPQAPPRGALHIATHGAARVCGRAAAEVIAGG; from the coding sequence ATGACGACACTCGTACGCCCGTCCGACACCCTCACCCGCGACGCGCTCACCGTCCTCCAGCCCGGCTTCACCGGCACCTCGGCGCCCGACTGGCTGCTGCGCCGGCTCGGTGAGGGGCTGACCTCGGTGGGCCTGTTCGGCCGCAACATCGCTTCGCCGGACCAGCTCGCGGCGCTCACCGCCGAGCTGCGGGCCGAACGGGAGGACGTCCTCGTCGCCATCGACGAGGAGGGCGGCGACGTCACCCGTCTCGAAGTGCGCGGTGGCTCGTCCTTCCCCGGCAACCTCGCCCTGGGCGCGGTCGACGACATCCAGCTGACCCACGACGTGGCCCGTGAACTGGGCCGCCGGCTGGCCGAGTGCGGCGTCAACCTGAACTGGGCGCCGTCCGCCGACGTCAACTCCAACCCGTCCAACCCGGTCATCGGCGTACGGTCCTTCGGCGCCGACCCGCAGCTGGTCGCCCGGCACACCGCCGCGTACGTCCAAGGGCTCCAGTCCGCCGGCGTCGCCGCCTGCGCCAAGCACTTCCCGGGCCACGGCGACACCGCCGTCGACTCCCACCACGACCTGCCACGCATCGCCGCCGACCTGCGCACCCTCCAGGAACGCGAGCTGGTGCCCTTCCGGGCCGCGATCGCCGCCGGCACCAAGGCCGTGATGAGCGCGCACATCCTGCTCCCGGCCCTGGACGGCACGCTGCCCGCCACCCTCAGCCGCGACGTGCTCACCGGCCTGCTGCGCGCCCCCGTCGTCGACGGCGGCCTCGGCTTCGAGGGCCTGATCGTCACCGACGGCATGGAGATGCAGGCCATCTCCGCGACGTACGGCATCGAGCGGGGCAGCGTCCTGGCCATCGCCGCCGGTGCCGACGCCATCTGCGTCGGCGGCGGACTGGCCGACGAAGCCACCGTGCTGCGGCTGCGCGACGCCCTGGTCAGGGCGGTACGCGACGGCGAGCTGTCGGAGAAGCGGCTCGCCGACGCCGCGGCGCGGGTCCGCGCCCTGGCACGGTGGACCCGGAGTGCGGGCGCGACACAGGGGACCCTCCCTGGGGAGCGAGGGGTCGCGCCCGTACCCGAGGCCGGCCTGGTGGCGGCCCGCCGCGCGTTGCGGATCACCCGTAACGGCCCGTACGAGCCGCTCCGCGCGCCCGCGTACGTCGCGGCCTTCACGCCCGTCGCGAACATCGCCGTCGGCGACGAGACGCCGTGGGGGGTTGCCGCGGAGCTGGGGCGGCTGCTGCCCGGCACGGAGACCGGGACGTACGGGAACGCCGGTGCCGTGGCGGCCGACACGCGCACCCGTACGCAGGAGATCCTGCGGGCGGCGGGGGAGCGGCGCATCGTCGCCGTCGTCCGCGACGCACATCGGCACGCCTGGATGACCGACGCCCTGGCCGCCCTGCTCGACGCCCGGCCCGACACGGTCGTCGTCGAAATGGGCCTGCCACAGGCGCCCCCGCGCGGGGCCCTGCACATCGCCACCCACGGCGCGGCCCGCGTCTGCGGACGCGCCGCCGCGGAGGTCATCGCGGGTGGGTGA
- a CDS encoding TetR/AcrR family transcriptional regulator: protein MATKQRGRPRSFDRETALEQAMRAFWEHGYEAVSIADLTEAMGIKAPSLYAAFGDKRTLFEEAIEAYVRDFGAFSGRAFAEEPTARRAVARMLREAAAFHTLPGYPRGCMVITAATNCTAQSEDVMRSLQGRRAENVETIEGRIRSDVAAGELPADTDAHALAVYCAAVLQGMSQQARDGADRTTLERVAELAMAAWPPGKSEE, encoded by the coding sequence ATGGCGACGAAACAGCGTGGACGGCCCCGGTCCTTCGACCGGGAGACGGCTCTGGAGCAGGCGATGCGCGCCTTCTGGGAGCACGGCTACGAGGCCGTCTCCATCGCGGACCTGACCGAGGCCATGGGCATCAAGGCGCCGAGCCTGTACGCGGCGTTCGGCGACAAGCGGACGCTCTTCGAGGAGGCGATCGAGGCGTACGTCCGGGACTTCGGCGCCTTCTCCGGCCGGGCCTTCGCCGAGGAGCCGACGGCGCGCCGGGCCGTGGCACGGATGCTGCGCGAGGCGGCGGCCTTCCACACCCTGCCGGGCTACCCGCGCGGCTGCATGGTCATCACGGCCGCCACCAACTGCACGGCGCAGTCCGAGGACGTCATGCGCAGCCTCCAGGGGCGGCGCGCCGAGAACGTGGAAACGATCGAAGGGCGGATCAGGAGCGACGTCGCGGCGGGTGAGCTGCCTGCCGACACCGACGCGCACGCGCTCGCGGTCTATTGCGCGGCCGTACTCCAGGGCATGTCCCAGCAGGCCAGGGACGGTGCGGACCGTACGACGCTGGAGCGGGTGGCCGAGCTGGCGATGGCTGCCTGGCCCCCCGGGAAGAGCGAGGAGTAG
- a CDS encoding UBP-type zinc finger domain-containing protein, protein MSECPHVPELPRPEPAALTDTCPECLAVGSHPVQLRLCLECGHVGCCDSSPYRHATGHYEATGHAVMRSYEPGESWRWCFVDEMLV, encoded by the coding sequence ATGAGCGAGTGCCCGCATGTTCCCGAACTGCCGCGCCCCGAACCCGCCGCGCTGACCGACACCTGCCCCGAGTGCCTGGCCGTCGGCAGCCATCCCGTACAGCTGCGACTGTGCCTGGAGTGCGGCCACGTCGGCTGCTGCGACTCCTCGCCGTACCGGCACGCCACGGGCCACTACGAGGCGACCGGCCACGCGGTGATGCGCTCGTACGAGCCGGGCGAGTCCTGGCGGTGGTGCTTCGTCGACGAGATGCTCGTCTGA
- a CDS encoding ATP-binding protein, whose translation MSQIAGEPGTQDFVEVRLPAAGAYLSVLRTATAGLAARLDFTLDEIEDLRIAVDEACAILLQQAVPGSVLSCVFRLIDDALQVTVSAPTTDGRAPERDTFAWTVLSALAGKVDSTVAEDRTVTISLYKERGAGPGPS comes from the coding sequence GTGTCCCAGATCGCAGGCGAGCCCGGGACCCAGGACTTCGTGGAAGTCCGGCTGCCCGCTGCGGGTGCCTACCTGTCGGTGCTGCGTACGGCCACGGCCGGCCTCGCAGCCCGCTTGGACTTCACCCTCGACGAGATCGAGGATCTGCGCATCGCCGTGGACGAGGCATGCGCGATTCTTCTGCAACAGGCCGTGCCGGGCTCCGTGCTGAGCTGCGTCTTCCGCCTGATCGACGACGCGCTGCAGGTGACCGTCTCGGCCCCGACGACCGACGGCCGCGCCCCCGAGCGCGACACCTTCGCCTGGACGGTGCTCTCCGCGCTGGCCGGCAAGGTCGACTCCACCGTCGCGGAGGACCGTACGGTCACGATCAGCCTGTACAAGGAGCGCGGCGCCGGTCCCGGACCGTCATGA
- a CDS encoding sensor histidine kinase, with protein MNDLVRQHTALSDSDLEWLHLLVSEWQLLSDLSFADLVLWVPTLDGTRYVSVAQMRPNTGPTSYQDDMVGHLVPRGRRPMLDSALDEGRIVREGDPEWREEVPVRVESIPVRREGRVLGVIARNTNLLTVRTPSRLELTYLQSASDLAQMIAAGSFPFPGQQVDMDASPRAGDGLIRLDADGVVQYASPNALSAYHRLGLAADLVGHHLGRTTAELAPARGPVDEALVKLASGWAPREFEVEGEDGVIQLRAIPLKPKGTHIGSLVLLRDVTELRRRERELITKDATIREIHHRVKNNLQTVAALLRLQSRRMDSEQGREALNEAVRRVGSIAIVHETLSQNLDERVEFDEIADRVLAMVAEIAPGAVTTRRTGRFGILDAEVATPLSMVLTEVLQNALEHAFVPGDQGSVEVGAVRGGSRTEPRLLVTVQDNGRGLPDGFDPHRAGNLGLQIVRTLVEGELGGKFDMVPGTERGTQVILDIPVRAEKH; from the coding sequence ATGAACGATCTCGTACGCCAGCACACCGCCCTCAGCGACTCCGACCTGGAATGGCTGCACCTGCTGGTGTCGGAGTGGCAGCTGCTCTCCGACCTCTCCTTCGCCGATCTCGTCCTGTGGGTCCCCACCCTCGACGGCACGCGGTACGTGTCCGTCGCCCAGATGCGGCCCAACACCGGACCGACCTCCTATCAGGACGACATGGTCGGCCACCTCGTTCCGCGTGGCCGCCGGCCGATGCTCGACTCCGCCCTGGACGAGGGACGGATCGTACGCGAGGGCGACCCCGAGTGGCGCGAGGAGGTGCCCGTACGGGTCGAGTCGATCCCGGTGCGCCGGGAGGGCCGGGTACTGGGAGTGATCGCCCGGAACACGAACCTGCTGACCGTACGGACGCCGAGCCGGCTGGAGCTCACCTACCTCCAGAGCGCCTCCGATCTCGCGCAGATGATCGCCGCAGGATCCTTTCCCTTCCCCGGCCAGCAGGTCGACATGGACGCCTCGCCGCGCGCCGGCGACGGGCTGATCCGGCTCGACGCGGACGGCGTCGTCCAGTACGCCAGCCCGAACGCGCTGTCCGCCTACCACCGCCTGGGCCTCGCCGCCGACCTCGTCGGCCACCACCTGGGCCGGACCACCGCCGAACTCGCGCCCGCGCGCGGCCCGGTGGACGAGGCGCTGGTGAAGCTGGCCAGCGGGTGGGCGCCGCGGGAGTTCGAGGTCGAGGGGGAGGACGGGGTGATCCAGCTGCGCGCCATCCCGCTCAAGCCCAAGGGCACGCACATCGGTTCGCTGGTGCTGCTGCGCGACGTCACCGAACTCCGGCGCCGCGAACGGGAGCTGATCACCAAGGACGCCACCATCCGGGAGATCCACCACCGGGTGAAGAACAATCTGCAGACCGTGGCCGCGCTGCTGCGCCTGCAGTCCCGCCGGATGGACTCCGAGCAGGGGCGCGAGGCGCTCAACGAGGCGGTGCGCAGGGTCGGTTCGATCGCGATCGTGCACGAGACGCTGTCCCAGAACCTCGACGAGCGCGTGGAGTTCGACGAGATCGCGGACCGGGTGCTGGCGATGGTCGCGGAGATCGCGCCGGGCGCGGTCACCACGCGCCGCACCGGCCGCTTCGGGATACTCGACGCCGAGGTCGCCACCCCGCTGTCCATGGTCCTCACGGAGGTCCTGCAGAACGCCCTCGAACACGCCTTCGTTCCGGGGGACCAGGGGTCCGTCGAGGTCGGTGCGGTACGTGGCGGCAGCCGTACGGAGCCCCGCCTGCTGGTCACCGTCCAGGACAACGGCCGCGGCCTGCCGGACGGGTTCGACCCGCACCGGGCCGGGAACCTCGGGCTGCAAATCGTACGCACCCTGGTGGAGGGCGAGTTGGGCGGAAAGTTCGACATGGTGCCCGGAACCGAACGGGGCACTCAGGTGATTCTCGACATTCCCGTACGAGCGGAGAAGCACTGA
- a CDS encoding GNAT family N-acetyltransferase, with protein sequence MIRTATVDDVPVIHTMIRELAAYEREPDAAKATEAQLREALFGEHPAAFALLAEDAEGPVGFALWFRNFSTWTGTHGVYLEDLYVRPEARGGGHGKALLAALAEICVERGYARFEWSVLDWNEPSIGFYRSIGAEPMDEWTVFRLTGDALHNLAGVSNVNAA encoded by the coding sequence ATGATCCGCACCGCGACGGTCGACGACGTCCCCGTCATCCACACCATGATCCGCGAGCTGGCCGCGTACGAACGGGAGCCGGACGCCGCGAAGGCCACCGAGGCGCAGCTGCGCGAGGCCCTCTTCGGCGAGCATCCGGCCGCCTTCGCGCTCCTGGCCGAGGACGCGGAGGGCCCCGTCGGCTTCGCCCTGTGGTTCCGCAACTTCTCGACGTGGACGGGCACGCACGGTGTCTATCTGGAGGATCTCTACGTCCGCCCCGAGGCGCGCGGCGGCGGCCACGGCAAGGCGCTGCTGGCGGCCCTCGCGGAGATATGCGTGGAGCGCGGCTACGCACGTTTCGAGTGGTCAGTCCTGGATTGGAACGAACCGTCCATCGGTTTTTACCGGTCGATCGGCGCGGAACCCATGGACGAATGGACCGTCTTCCGGCTCACTGGAGATGCACTGCACAACCTCGCGGGCGTCTCGAACGTCAACGCAGCGTAA
- a CDS encoding SIS domain-containing protein, with the protein MAAEMAEQPDVLRRILAEGAPRIRAVAEQIAARRPRFVLLTARGTSDNAALYGKYLFEVRLGKPCGLTSMSTTTAYGARPDLRDCLVVTVSQSGGSPDLVASTRAAREAGAITLAVTNNAGSALAGISEFHIDVLAGPERALPATKTYTAELLALYLLVEGLRVSAGHPRPRVPGYLAARALPDLAESVLARHDEVRALAARYRFAERMVLTSRGYGYPTAKEAALKLMETSYIPALSYSGADLLHGPLAMVDNISPVIAIVTDGKGGQALRPVLERLRDRGADLVVIGGHAEVGRVAAGFALPTDGVAEELQPILEILPLQRLAYEVTLARGQDPDAPRSLAKITETR; encoded by the coding sequence ATGGCTGCTGAGATGGCTGAGCAGCCCGACGTGCTGCGTCGCATCCTCGCCGAGGGGGCACCCCGCATCCGTGCGGTTGCCGAGCAGATCGCTGCCCGCCGGCCACGGTTCGTGCTGCTTACCGCGCGCGGTACGTCGGACAACGCGGCCCTGTACGGCAAGTACCTCTTCGAAGTGCGGCTCGGCAAGCCCTGCGGTCTTACCTCCATGTCCACGACCACCGCCTACGGCGCGCGTCCCGACCTTCGGGACTGCCTCGTCGTCACGGTCAGCCAGTCCGGTGGCTCGCCCGACCTCGTCGCGTCCACGCGGGCCGCCCGCGAGGCCGGTGCGATCACGCTCGCGGTGACCAATAACGCGGGGTCGGCGCTTGCCGGGATCAGTGAGTTCCACATCGATGTGCTGGCCGGTCCGGAGCGCGCCCTGCCCGCCACGAAGACGTACACGGCCGAACTCCTCGCTCTCTACCTCCTCGTCGAGGGCCTGCGCGTCAGCGCCGGGCACCCTCGGCCGCGCGTGCCGGGTTACCTGGCCGCAAGGGCGTTGCCGGACCTCGCCGAGTCCGTCCTCGCCCGCCATGACGAGGTCAGGGCCCTCGCCGCCCGTTACCGGTTCGCGGAACGCATGGTGCTCACCTCCCGTGGTTACGGCTATCCGACGGCGAAGGAAGCCGCCCTGAAGCTCATGGAAACCAGCTATATCCCCGCCCTGTCGTACTCCGGCGCGGACCTGCTGCACGGTCCGCTCGCCATGGTCGACAACATCTCCCCGGTCATCGCGATCGTCACCGACGGCAAGGGCGGGCAGGCGCTGCGGCCCGTACTGGAACGGTTGCGCGATCGGGGTGCGGATCTGGTGGTCATCGGTGGCCACGCCGAGGTGGGGCGGGTGGCGGCCGGCTTCGCGCTGCCGACGGACGGCGTGGCGGAGGAGCTTCAGCCCATCCTGGAAATCCTTCCTCTCCAGAGGCTTGCCTACGAAGTCACGCTCGCGCGGGGACAGGACCCGGACGCGCCCCGCTCCCTGGCGAAGATCACCGAAACGCGCTGA
- the nagB gene encoding glucosamine-6-phosphate deaminase: MEVVIVPDAKAGGELIAEAIAALVRRKPEALLGVATGSTPLPVYEALAAKVRGGDVDVARTRICQLDEYVGLPAGHPESYRSVVLREVVEPLGLGEDAFMGPDGTAEDVQAACEAYDRALGEAGGVDLQLLGIGTDGHIGFNEPCSSLASRTRIKTLTQQTREDNARFFDSLDEVPHHVITQGIGTILEARHLVLLATGEGKADAVAQSVEGPVSALVPASALQLHPHATVVVDEAAASKLKLADYFRATYAAKPEWQGL; this comes from the coding sequence GTGGAAGTTGTCATCGTCCCGGACGCCAAGGCAGGCGGCGAGCTGATCGCGGAAGCCATCGCCGCCCTGGTCCGTCGCAAGCCCGAGGCGCTGTTGGGTGTGGCCACCGGCTCGACTCCGCTGCCCGTCTACGAAGCGCTGGCGGCCAAGGTCCGCGGTGGGGACGTGGATGTCGCGCGTACCCGCATCTGCCAGCTCGACGAGTACGTGGGGCTGCCCGCCGGGCACCCCGAGTCGTACCGGTCCGTGGTGCTCCGCGAGGTCGTGGAGCCGCTGGGGCTCGGCGAGGACGCGTTCATGGGGCCGGACGGCACCGCCGAGGACGTGCAGGCGGCCTGCGAGGCGTACGACCGCGCGCTGGGCGAGGCCGGCGGGGTGGACCTCCAGTTGCTGGGCATCGGCACCGACGGGCACATCGGCTTCAACGAGCCGTGCTCCTCGCTCGCGTCCCGTACCCGGATCAAGACGCTGACGCAGCAGACCCGGGAGGACAACGCCCGGTTCTTCGACAGCCTGGACGAGGTGCCCCACCACGTCATCACCCAGGGCATCGGCACCATCCTGGAGGCCCGCCACCTGGTGCTGCTGGCCACCGGCGAGGGCAAGGCGGACGCCGTGGCGCAGTCCGTCGAGGGTCCGGTCTCGGCGCTGGTGCCGGCGTCCGCGCTTCAGCTGCACCCGCACGCCACGGTCGTCGTCGACGAGGCCGCCGCGTCCAAGCTCAAGCTGGCCGACTACTTCCGCGCCACGTACGCGGCCAAGCCGGAGTGGCAGGGCCTGTAA
- a CDS encoding SDR family oxidoreductase, whose protein sequence is MGVLTGRTALVTGGSRGIGRAIAERLGRDGARVGVHYGRDETAAKETVAAIEEAGGRAFALQAELGVPGDAAALWSAFDTQADGLDILVNNAGVTGRREPLRQATEEDFDHVFAVNTKAPFFITQLGLDRLRDGGRIINISTGLTHGVAVPELIAYAMTKGAIDAFTSTLAKDLAPRGITVNAVAPGVVDTDMNASWLRTDPEAWQAYSDASPFGRVGAPRDIGDITAFLASDDSRWVTGQWIDATGGALL, encoded by the coding sequence ATGGGCGTACTCACGGGCAGGACGGCGCTGGTCACGGGCGGCAGCAGGGGCATCGGCCGGGCGATCGCCGAGCGGCTGGGCCGCGACGGCGCGCGGGTCGGGGTGCATTACGGACGCGACGAGACCGCCGCGAAGGAGACGGTGGCGGCGATCGAGGAGGCCGGCGGCCGGGCCTTCGCCCTCCAGGCCGAACTGGGCGTCCCGGGCGACGCCGCGGCCCTGTGGTCCGCGTTCGACACGCAGGCCGACGGCCTGGACATCCTGGTGAACAACGCCGGCGTGACCGGCCGCCGCGAACCGCTCCGGCAAGCGACGGAGGAAGACTTCGACCACGTCTTCGCGGTCAACACGAAGGCCCCGTTCTTCATCACCCAGCTGGGCCTGGACCGACTGCGCGACGGCGGCCGGATCATCAACATATCGACGGGCCTCACCCACGGCGTCGCCGTCCCCGAACTGATCGCCTACGCGATGACCAAGGGCGCCATCGACGCCTTCACCTCAACCCTCGCCAAAGACCTGGCCCCCCGCGGCATCACGGTCAACGCGGTCGCCCCCGGCGTCGTCGACACCGACATGAACGCGAGCTGGCTCCGCACCGACCCCGAAGCCTGGCAGGCGTATTCGGACGCGTCCCCCTTCGGGCGCGTGGGCGCGCCCCGCGACATAGGCGACATCACCGCATTCCTGGCCTCGGACGACAGCCGCTGGGTCACGGGACAGTGGATCGATGCGACTGGGGGTGCGTTGCTTTGA
- a CDS encoding RNA polymerase sigma factor SigF encodes MAPGVAIPEQHARPQPVGADDHGGRLDAEQAERADHMDQSEHRRNERDPHTPHHPHDPHDPHDRSGARAMFYELRKLPDGSAERAELRNALVRMHLPLVEHLARRFRNRGEPLDDLTQVATIGLIKSVDRFDPDRGVEFSTYATPTVVGEIKRHFRDKGWAVRVPRRLQELRLSLTTATAELSQRHGRAPTVHELAEHLAISEEEVLEGLESANAYSTLSLDVPDTDDESPAVADTLGAEDEALEGVEYRESLKPLLEDLPPREKKILLLRFFGNMTQSQIAQEVGISQMHVSRLLARTLAQLRDKLLVEE; translated from the coding sequence ATGGCGCCCGGTGTGGCCATCCCCGAGCAGCATGCCCGGCCGCAACCGGTGGGCGCGGATGACCACGGCGGCCGGTTGGACGCGGAGCAGGCAGAGCGGGCGGACCACATGGACCAGAGCGAGCACAGGCGGAACGAGCGCGATCCGCACACCCCGCACCACCCTCATGACCCTCACGACCCCCATGACCGGAGCGGCGCGCGGGCGATGTTCTACGAGCTGCGCAAGCTGCCCGACGGCTCGGCCGAGCGCGCCGAACTGCGCAACGCGCTCGTGCGCATGCACCTGCCGCTCGTCGAGCACCTGGCCCGGCGCTTCCGCAACCGCGGCGAGCCGCTGGACGACCTGACCCAGGTCGCCACCATCGGCCTGATCAAGTCCGTGGACCGCTTCGACCCGGACCGCGGCGTGGAGTTCTCCACGTACGCCACGCCCACCGTCGTCGGCGAGATCAAGCGGCACTTCCGCGACAAGGGCTGGGCGGTCCGCGTGCCCCGCCGCCTCCAGGAGCTGCGGCTGTCGCTGACCACCGCGACCGCCGAGCTCTCCCAGCGCCACGGCCGCGCCCCGACGGTCCATGAGCTCGCCGAGCACCTCGCGATCTCCGAGGAAGAGGTCCTGGAGGGCCTGGAGTCGGCGAACGCGTACAGCACCCTGTCCCTGGACGTGCCGGACACCGACGACGAGTCGCCGGCCGTCGCCGACACCCTGGGCGCCGAGGACGAGGCGCTGGAGGGTGTCGAGTACCGCGAATCCCTCAAGCCGCTGCTGGAGGATCTGCCGCCGCGCGAGAAGAAGATCCTGCTGCTGCGCTTCTTCGGCAACATGACCCAGTCGCAGATCGCCCAGGAGGTCGGCATCTCGCAGATGCACGTCTCCCGCCTGCTGGCCCGCACCCTGGCCCAGCTCCGCGACAAGCTCCTCGTGGAGGAGTGA
- a CDS encoding diacylglycerol/lipid kinase family protein, with amino-acid sequence MRALLVVNPAATTTSARTREVLTHALASDLKLEVAETQYRGHARDLARQAAEGGQIELVVALGGDGTVNEVVNGLLTHGPDPEALPRLAVVPGGSTNVFARALGLPNDVVEATGALLDALRDGSERTVGLGLAAGTPGSDDEGVPARWFTFCAGFGFDAGVVGRVEQQRERGKRSTHSLYMRQVLRQYVGESNRRHGTITLERPGEDPVEHLVMSIICNTAPWTYLGNRPVYPAPAASFDTALDVFALSKLSATAVTRYATQLLASTPERGPRGKHVVSLHDLTDFTLHSQAPLPFQMDGDHLGLRTSVTFTGVRRALRVIV; translated from the coding sequence ATGCGCGCACTTCTCGTGGTCAATCCCGCAGCTACCACCACCAGTGCGCGTACACGTGAAGTGCTCACCCACGCGCTGGCCAGCGACCTGAAGCTGGAGGTCGCCGAGACGCAGTACCGGGGACACGCCCGCGACCTGGCCCGGCAGGCCGCCGAGGGGGGCCAGATCGAGCTGGTCGTCGCGCTCGGCGGCGACGGCACGGTGAACGAGGTCGTCAACGGTCTGCTGACGCACGGCCCGGACCCCGAAGCGCTGCCCCGCCTCGCCGTCGTCCCCGGCGGCTCCACCAATGTCTTCGCCCGCGCCCTGGGCCTGCCGAACGACGTGGTCGAGGCGACGGGTGCTCTTCTGGACGCGCTGCGTGACGGCAGTGAGCGCACGGTCGGCCTGGGGCTGGCGGCGGGCACCCCGGGCAGCGACGACGAGGGCGTGCCGGCCCGCTGGTTCACCTTCTGCGCGGGCTTCGGCTTCGACGCGGGAGTGGTCGGCCGGGTCGAACAGCAGCGGGAGCGGGGCAAGCGTTCGACACACTCGCTCTACATGCGGCAGGTGTTGCGGCAGTACGTCGGCGAGTCGAACCGCCGGCACGGCACGATCACCCTGGAGCGGCCGGGCGAGGACCCGGTGGAACACCTGGTCATGTCGATAATCTGCAACACCGCCCCCTGGACCTACCTGGGCAACCGCCCGGTCTACCCGGCGCCCGCGGCGTCCTTCGACACGGCCCTGGACGTCTTCGCCCTGTCGAAACTCTCCGCGACCGCGGTGACGCGCTACGCGACCCAGCTCCTGGCGTCAACACCGGAGCGCGGCCCCCGTGGCAAGCATGTGGTCTCGCTCCATGACTTGACGGACTTCACCTTGCATTCGCAGGCTCCACTGCCGTTCCAGATGGACGGTGACCACCTCGGGCTCCGTACGAGCGTGACGTTCACAGGCGTTCGCCGTGCACTGCGTGTGATTGTGTGA